The segment CGGGACAAAGCCTACTCCAAATACCAGACCTGGGGTAGGCTCAATCGGCCCGCCGGTGCCTGGCGTGTGGGGCCAAACACCCAGGCCCTGGTCGTGGTCGAGGGCATGATCGACATGCTGGCCCTCGCCCAGGTCTTCCACGACCACAACCTGGGGAACAAGATCATTCCGCTTTACCTTGCTGGCAGCGGCAGTACCCGCGCCTACGAGTGGCTGCGGGAGACAGCGGAGCGTCGGCATCTCTTCCTCATCCCCGACGCCGATGAAGGCGGAAAGGATTGGTTGACCAACCTGCGCCGCCATGGGGTGAAGGGAGAGGTTTTCTTTCCACCAGATGGTCTGGACCCCGACGAGGCGGTCCTGGACGGTTGGTGGCCGTTCCCGTTCTGAGAGCCTCTGACTACAACCCTGGAGACCCAAAAGCCCCCGACCCCGTCGTCGGGGGCTTTTTCGTTCCGGTTCAGGAGGGAAGACCATGTCGATGACAAGCATCTTTCTGAAATATCTGGCGGAACATTCTCAACGCCCCCGCCTCCGTTGGGGAGAACGGCCATGGAACCCGGCCACCACCACCGTGGAAGAGGCGGAGGTGCAGGGGTGCGTTATTCGCCGAATTGAAACCACCGTTGCCTGGGACACCAAGCAAACCCTGCTGGTCATGTCTCCGGACGGCGCGGTTGTGTATCGCGCCGTGAAGGTTCCTTACAGGGGGTGGGTGACAGTCCATACCTCGCCCCTGGCCCAGGCGTTGGTGCGGGCTCAGGCCGAAACCCCTATCGCATCCGTAACACCTGTGCCGGAACCGGAGGTGGCCCATGCGTAGAGGCACCTAATCCGCCGCCCGTTGCGTCGCCATCAGGCCGCATCGTTCCCACCGTCTGACCGCCTCTCCATCCGCCCCTCACCCCATCTTTGACCTGGTATAGCCTGTCGGGGTGGGGGGCGGTCGGTCAGGCCCGAAACTTCAACTGAGGAGGTGCTTATGTTTGAGAACGGAAAAGGTTTGGTGAAAATGTACGTCCCCAACGGGGCGGAAGTGTACTTGCCCTTCGAGCCGGGCAACGCTGCCCGGCTCTTGGCTTTGTACGAGCAGCAGGGCCTGTCCTCCGTTCCTCTCTCTGATTACGAGCGAGAGCGGCGGGATATGCATTCGT is part of the Anaerolineae bacterium genome and harbors:
- a CDS encoding toprim domain-containing protein, translated to MPPLRCFRPIPERPKESRRPSFSLLAEAVAAARANFRGSPAEQYLTVKRRIRPIVASMYGVGYGLPFPPVSQAVLKAAQAHRLATDKGWWIWAGGLVYAEPPLEPQMIQVRHLRDKAYSKYQTWGRLNRPAGAWRVGPNTQALVVVEGMIDMLALAQVFHDHNLGNKIIPLYLAGSGSTRAYEWLRETAERRHLFLIPDADEGGKDWLTNLRRHGVKGEVFFPPDGLDPDEAVLDGWWPFPF